The sequence below is a genomic window from Lodderomyces elongisporus chromosome 2, complete sequence.
TTTCTAAATCATAGTTTGTGTACATGTGTATCTAATTGTGCCTTTCGTTTTTGTATCtatttttatcttcttgcttctttctttttcatttcttttcttttcatttcttttcttgtgtttttctatcttttcaattttaatttcccatcttatttttttttgacatgATTCTTGAAGTTGATTTATAAACACTTGTTGGGTTTGTAAGCATAGAAGGTGTTTGAGGTAGGTAGAACTTTCCTCGTATTCGTGCGTCAGGTTTGCAATcacttgattttttttattttttatttatttttatttttatttttatttttactttttttcttttgtattttgtctTCAACTTATTcgatttcttttcttctttccttttctccttttctcaTTTCCTCAtttcctccttctttcgtttttgaattttcaGACAGgacttgttttgttgtgtTGCCACCCTTGTAATAATCCACATATAATGTTTGTCAGATTTGTGCGATCCTTGGCAACTCAAGCTACTCCCAAGTTACAGGATGTCACCATCATTGGCGGTGGACCCGCGGGACTCACTCTTCTTACGGCATTGAAAACTTCACCCAATTTGAAACACTTGAAATGCACACTAGTTGAAGGTTTTTCTTTAGACAAAGTACGAGATTTCTATCTGGACCCACCAACAGACTATACAAACCGTATAGTTTCTTTGACGCCCAAGTCAATTGAGTTTATGAACAAGTTGGGAAGCTGGGACTATATACACGAAGACAGGGTGAAGGATTACGATGGAATAACCGCATATGACTCGCAAGATGCGTCTGCAAGAATGCTGCTTGATATTACCTCAATTGGGCAAGATACTTTGGCTTCTATGTGCGAGGTTATTAATATCCAAAGTTCTCTCTTGGCGAGATTGGAAGAGTTGAAACAAGTTGAGAGTGACGAGAGCAATACTGATGCGTCATCGGCGGGCTTTGACATTCTTGATGGCACtaaagttgttgaaatCGTTAGCCCCGCAGAAACGTTAGTTGATTTGGAGAACCACGATTTAAATCAACCCGATCCTACGGTGGGGAATAGCAAGCTTGATTGGCCAGTGGTTAAACTTTCGAATGGTGAATCCATACAAACACGTTTGTTGATTGGTGCAGATGGATACAATTCACCGGTGAGGAAGTTTGCCGAAATAGAAAGTCGAGGATGGGCTTATAACCGCTTTGGGGTGGTTGCATGTATTAAATTGCAATATGAAGATTTTAGGTCCGTGGGATGGCAGAGATTCCTCACTACTGGTCCTTTGGCAATTTTACCTTTAACTGAAGATAATGCGACTATTGTATGGTCCAGCACCCCGCAATTGAGCGAGTTACTACTTAAAGTTAACGAGGCTATATTCCCCCACTTGGTGACGGCAGGTATGGTGCTTGAGGAAGTTGACCTCAATTATATTTACAAAGTGTTGGAGAAAGACCCCAACgacttttctgttttgaaGGAGATTGAGTGGAGATTATCCAAATTCAAGGCAAGAGACTTGGAAGAAAACTATCCGTTGCCAGTGGTTGAACTTGTCCCCAATACAAGAGCCCGGTTCCCACTAAAAATGTCGCACGCAGACACATACATTGCTCCTCGAGTAGCATTGATTGGAGATGCAGCACACACTATACATCCACTTGCTGGACAAGGGTTGAACATGGGTCAAACTGATGTTGCTGCATTAATTAATGCGTTAGAGAAGGGCGTAAGCAGAGGAATGGATATTGGGTCTACACTCGTGTTGGAGGAATATGTTGCAAATGCATGGCCAGGGAATCATGTGCTATTGGGCGCATGTGATAAGTTGCATAAAATTTTCTCAACAGACTTTTACCCTCTTGTAGTTGCCAGAGGATTGGGAATGAAAAGTTTAAATTACTTTGACGACGTGAAGGgagtgatgatgaagatgattaGTGGTAGATAGAGAATCGTTTCAAG
It includes:
- the COQ6 gene encoding Putative ubiquinone biosynthesis monooxygenase (BUSCO:EOG09261031) — protein: MFVRFVRSLATQATPKLQDVTIIGGGPAGLTLLTALKTSPNLKHLKCTLVEGFSLDKVRDFYSDPPTDYTNRIVSLTPKSIEFMNKLGSWDYIHEDRVKDYDGITAYDSQDASARMSLDITSIGQDTLASMCEVINIQSSLLARLEELKQVESDESNTDASSAGFDILDGTKVVEIVSPAETLVDLENHDLNQPDPTVGNSKLDWPVVKLSNGESIQTRLLIGADGYNSPVRKFAEIESRGWAYNRFGVVACIKLQYEDFRSVGWQRFLTTGPLAILPLTEDNATIVWSSTPQLSELLLKVNEAIFPHLVTAGMVLEEVDLNYIYKVLEKDPNDFSVLKEIEWRLSKFKARDLEENYPLPVVELVPNTRARFPLKMSHADTYIAPRVALIGDAAHTIHPLAGQGLNMGQTDVAALINALEKGVSRGMDIGSTLVLEEYVANAWPGNHVLLGACDKLHKIFSTDFYPLVVARGLGMKSLNYFDDVKGVMMKMISGR